The nucleotide window ATTTTAATTTCTTCATATTGGTCTTGTTTTATTAACTTTAGTTTGATGTAGTTAACATATTATATATTGATTCACGAAAGGCGGCTGAGGTGGCTGATGAGCTGAATTCATGGGCGGAAGAGAAAACAAATGGCCTTATTAAACAGGTTATTACTGCGGATGAAATTAGCAATGTCACATGGCTCGTCTTTGCAAATGCAATCTACTTCAAGGGACTATGGAGGGATAAGTTTAAACCAAAGAATACAAAGGAATACGACTTCCACCTCCTTAATGGCAACAAAGTTCAAGTTCCGTTCATGACCAACTTTGCATTAAAATCCGTGGGTGTATACGATGATTTCAAGGTGCTGCGCCTTCCCTATTTACAAGGTCGCAATCAACAAGAGTTCTCTATGTACTTTTTCCTCCCTAATGCAAAAGACGGCCTTCAATCTTTAGTACAGAAAATCGGTTCCATGCCTGATTTTATTGACCGTCACATCCCACATAATGATCGTGTAATAGTCCCGCGGTTTTTGATACCAGTGTTTAAGATCTCATTTGGGTTGGAAGTTTCTGATATGTTGAAGGAACTAGGCCTTGTATTGCCTTTCAATGGTGGAGATGGTTTGAGCGAAATGGTTGACTCATCTGATGGTCAAGGCATTTATGTTTCAAGGATCATCCAAAAATCTTTTGTGGAGGTGAATGAAGAAGGTACAGAAGCCATAGCCTATATTGAGGAGCAGGCGCACGGTCGTGCGCGAAATCCTCCGGAATATGATAAGGTGGATTTTGTGGCAGATCACCCGTTCTTGTTTGTGATTAAAGAGGATGTGACTGGGGTCGTGTTGTTTATGGGACAGGTGGTTGACCCTCGAGTTGATTGATATGGTACTTAAAaactttgggggggggggggggggcatgaTGTTGGGTGTCTTGGTTTTTGGACTAATATTTAAGCTCTCTTGATTTGTTATGTTCATTGCTGTTATATGTACAAATAATTTGTAAACAAGCAAGCAATCAGTTATGACCCAACTTTTTTAGAAAAAGTATGGTTGTTTAATGCTTTGGGGCCTAACCCATATGATAGGTTTAGGCCTCACAAAACTCGTTGCTAAAGTAGCTGTATAAGATATCACATATGTTAGTCTTTCGGATATTCTTTTTGTTACTTTAAAAGTATATCAGCTTCAGCCACTCGAGCTTTCGGACATATTATGGATTAGTAAATTCAAAACCCCATATGCATTGCAGGCATAACGCAACCAAAACAAGTTTGATGTAGGTGTGTTTATAAACCGTAAAAAACTTCAACCACTTCTGGTTCATTTCACAGTTTTGAGATTTATACAGTTGGTTTCACGGTTTGCAAAATCGACTCAACGGCTTGGACAATGGTTtaaaacaaataccaagccggtTGTTTTACTTTTATCAATTGCTTTCCAAATGTTACAATATACAGTTATGCATGTGCGCAGTACTAGTAAACCACCTTTATCATTTCAAATAAGTTAATACAAACTAACGACTTAAAAAACTCGGTTCAAACCAAAACATTTTGACCAGTTTGGTCATCACAAACAATCCAGCCAGTTTGGTTTGTCTTTTATGAAACCAGGGTTGGTGGTTCAACCCAAACTTTTTTTGTCAAATCATGTCACATTTCTGAGCAGTTAAGACAGgtatcaaacttgttcaaactgTGTTGTGCCAAATACTCCCAATGTATAAACATATGCAAACTTACCAAAATTTTAACCTTATAATAAACAATTTTTGAACGACAAAACCTACGTTCagcacaaacaaacaaacaaacacgaaaaGTTAGTTTCCATCAGAGTTGTCCGCTGTTCCATCGCGTTCATGAAACATCTGCATTGCAGATCTTATACCCTCAATGATCTCCTCAGGCAAGTCATCTCCTGGGTTGATTCTTGTTACTCCAGGTGGCAAGTCATCTCCAGTGTTCATTCTTCTTATTCCGGGGCCACCATCACCCGCCTGCATTCTGGAACTAAGGTCTGCCATAAAGCTTGACATATCAACAGATTCAGCCATACTGGTCGGGAACCCCGGGAAAGGTGGAATCGGCCCGTGGCTCCTTGACCCCCCGTTTGAATAACCCCAGGAACTTGAACTCTGTTACCAAATATATTATAAAGGATATTTTGTCAATTGTATACCATTAAAGAAAAAGGAGATATATAATCATAATTATCAAATTAAATTCTAATAATTAATTTACCCGGCCTCGTTCTGCTCTTCGATATTCTTCTCTGAGTTTCTGCTCAGCTGCCTGCACATATCGACAATGAAATAAACCTCGTATTTGTTCAAAAACAACGTTAAGAATAAAGCTAAAGCTTGTGCGAGAAACGTaaaaaatatcaaacaaaaagATTAACTAACCTGAATGTTTCCTCTTACAGATTCATTATTTGGATCCAACTGCAAAGCTGCATAAATTAAACATTACAGGCTTTGAaagaacaataacaataataatagtaaCAATATAAACAAATATAACTTTATATAATATATACAAACCTCTTCTAAATCCTTTTTCGATGGCGTCCCGGTAATTTCCTTGAGCATAATAACTAAACCCTAGACGACTGTAAGCCTTGCTATAGGTTGGGTCGATTGCAATTGCTTTATGGCAGTCATGGATCGCTTCTGTATGCTGATTGTTCTGGGTGTACGCAGCTGCCCTGAAAAAAAGGTACCCATTCACCGTAAAATAATTATAAAAGGACAAAAGATGTCAGaagtatataaataaaaaatactaaaaaaactcGACAGATTTGAGTGAATAAGTCACCTGTTGCAATAATAAACAGCATTATCATCACAAAGTGCTATAGCAATGGTGTAAAGCTCGATTGCATCCGAGTAGACCTTTGATTGCATAGCCTTGTTACCTACATGAAAACAAAGTATATATTAATGTTTTATTTTCTAGATATTAAACTGTCATATAAGTTTATCAATGCATGTACAAAAGGTGAGACATTATAAATTATGACTAACAATTACCTTGCAATTTGAAGGTATCAGCCAAGTTTTTAAGATTAATTTCTGCACGTTCAGAATTTTTCATTTCCTTGAATCGAAGAAGTGAAGAGTCCACAACAAAAGATACACGTGAGCAATGATATAACAGTAATAGTAGCTGTTATTGCATATAAATGCAACTAACGTATCATTATGAATATAAATATTGTACAAGAATTGTAATTCATGTTCATATTGTACAAGAATTGTAATTAATGTTCTACAAAATGGTAACATTGCAACCATGATATATTGATAATATAAACATGGAAAAAGATTTATAATCGATAGCCTACCACCAAAGCATTGTGAAACAACTGTGTAGCTCTATCAAGAACATGTTCATCATCTCCGCTGGTTGTCCCAAAATAATGAACCTTTTCAAGGGAGCCGAAAAACTGAACAAAAAGTTCATCCTCACTTACAACTGCCAATTATGCAAGATGCACAATAAGAGAAAATATATAACACATTGCAAGGTCATGTGAAAGAGATAGAATAAAACAAAGTTCGCATGACATCTCGACGATATATATTGAAAAGGATACAAAATTTACCAGGGGCGTTAGTTGTGGACGATGCATGAGATTCCGCATTAACTTGATCTGATTTAATCTCATTGTTCGGTCCTGTTTGTGAAGTGAAAATATGGACCAGAGATTCGGATTTTGGCACGCTAGAAGTAGCTGATGGGCCGATCTTGAACGCTTCGGATAAGCAGTCTCTAGCAACTTCAAGACTTTCAACATCACTAACAGAACTAGGTTCAACTGTAAAACAAGTTTTGGTGGAACGGTTAATTAACAAAGAGTTATGCATAAAAATAGCTGGAAATATATAAGTTTTTGGAAAGTGCATCGCTTACATGTGTATACTGTATATCAAATTAATATAAACATAAAGTGTTTGGGAGCTCACCATCTTAAGCAATAACCAGCATTGCAATGGCAGGTGGATTCGGGCCCCAAACAGTCAAATTCAGATTAATCTATGTTCTACTTAGCAAAGATGTGAGAAGTCATACCTAATGTTACATAACCAAGAAACACCCGTTATGGAATCAAATCATAAAGATTCAAGCCACACGTCTTTTCTTTATATCATCAAATTCCTTAAATAACAAACGACAAGGTGACATAAATGTCTCCCACGTCAAATTGTCCATGTTAAGATCTTTACCTCATTAATCACAACTCTATCAAATGCCTCGATGGAAACAGATAATAGAAGACATGAAGTTTCTGTTTTATTAAGATTTGTGCTTTGAAATAAGAATACAAGCAACCAAATCTCACCCGATCAGAAAAAATGTATAAATAACGATGACTTCTAGTTACACAAGCAGTGAGCCAGACTAGGTTCTAAAAAGTGCATTTCCTAGTCTTCGTCATAACACGCCTATGTGTGAGGTGCAGCAAGCAAGACTAGCCTCGCTTCAGGTTACGAAAGGCATAGGTGTACAAAACGTGTTCGTTTTTTTTTAACTCCTGATAGAAGCACGCATGTGCACCATTTCATTCGATCTTTGATGATCACCTATACTCATTTCACTGATTTTATACTACTTAAGTACTTGTGTAGTGTCATGATACACATGTTATATGTGTGTTAAATCTCCATTAATGTATTTTGAGTATGATAAACCACAAATTATAACACAAGCCCCCAAAAAAACCCTAGGTATAAACAAATTTAACCTAAAATTAAATCAATAACATTTCAACACAATCCAGTACATCATAACTGCAACAGAAACCCTAATTGCCCTAATTTCACTCCACatataacatcaatcaacaaaaaACAGTAAACCTAACACCGATCGATCATTTCTAACGCAAATCCAACGGTTGGATTGAATTATAAACCGAAAGGATCAGTAATTTAGCATCATCTATACAGTTATATCGCAACAACGAGTGAAATTCACCTAACAAATGCATATACATACATGAAATAGATACACAGATGATCGTGTAAAAGGAAAAAGGAGAGAGAGCGAACCAGAATTGAGAAAGTTGAGGAAAGAGGCAACGATGCGACGACAAAGAGGAGAATCCGCCTTCAAGTTCGCCATTGGAATCGTCGCCTGCAGAAGTGAGCCGTAGCAAAAGCGCCACTAAAGATAGATGAGTTAATTGTGAGTCTTTTGGTTGCTAATTTGGGTTGTGGGTGGTGAATCAGGGTGTTCACATTTGGTTATTTATGGATAACTAAAGGCATACAAATCCGAATGTTCACACTTGGTTATTTATTATGACAACTaattacatttttttttgaaaagtatgaCAACTAATTACATGGGTGAGGTTAAATGTATAAACCCATGGCAACTTCCCCCTTATCCGGGGTATGGTTAATCATTCTAGGGTGTTTGAGTGATTCTCTACCCAATTATATAAAGCCATGGCAACTTCCCCCTTCACTCACCATTTTCTACTCAAACACTAGGTACGGTTAAACACCCACTCAAACACCCAATTTATCTCTCCTCTCTCATACTTTGATTGGTTATTCTCTcctctttcctctctctctctcctctctttgTTCTTCTCCACCTTCGGTGGGTATACACCGATTTCTCTCCCTCTCCTACTCAAACACCCTAACTCAAACACCACAGTGTGGTCACCGATCAGTGACTCCACACCCCGAGCTTGGTCCCCGCAACCATACCGCTTGCCCTAAGaattttttgaaagaaaaaggtaGATTTGATTTAGTTGGTGAAGAGGGGACATGTTCTGTAAAAATTGTATAAACGGAGTATGTTTAGCACTAAACTGTATAAGTGGAGTATGAGTTAAGAATTAAGAGTGAATATAATACTAGCATAGGCCGAAAGAAATTTAAAATGAGATTTCGTTTTTCTAACGAAACAGTGAAAGATATTTTATCCTTATCCATCAAGATCACAATGGGCCTAAAGTCACGTTTTTCTTTTCAGATAGTTTGTGTAACCATATATGCAATTATATCCCTGTAGATCTAAGGGGATCAAATATATGTTGGTATGTTGGATTTTATTAGTCATTTTGGATTTAACTCAGTCCTTTGAGATTTGAGTTGATGTACAAGGCCATAAAGGAAAGCTTGTTTATATGTTGGATTTAACTCCGTTTTTTGAGATTTGAGTTGATGTTTCTTAATTGCCTTTATGCATGTTATTTGATCCGTGCTTAAAAGTGTGTATTCCTTTTGTGTTCGCTTATTATTACGTCCCTCGTAATACTTACCTAGGTTTCTAGACGATTAGAGTTTGGTATGCTGGATTTTATTAGTTATTTTGGATGTAAAAGATGGTGGTTGACATAGCCTCCAAGGATAACGTCGAATGTTGCTACAAAGGATCTTCAACACCACTACTTGAAGCATAAACCCATTGATTTTAAAAGTTTAGTTGTCTTTAATCTAAGATAGAAAAGAGAATCATCCTCGTCATGAGGCTATCACTAAGATTTAGCGCGATTATAGGTATGCATTCTCTACAAAGAGATTAATATAATGTAAGCATAAAGATCACATAATGGTTTAGCTTTATCTTAAATGACGTATTTTACACAGACGAAAATGAGTTAACCTGGTACCAACACGATAGGTCATAAATGAGGGTATATCACTCATCCATTACATTTTAGAGATCATATGTTGTTGGACGACAAGTAGAACATAGTATGCCTGGTGCTTTGAGTTGTGCAAACATGTTATCGTACATTGCCAAAACAAATTCAATGATCGGCCACATGGATTTGTCATAGGCTCGTAGTTCTATTCCATATCGGGTCTCGCTAGAATTTTTGAAGTTGGTTAACTTTGATGAAACCTTATTGTTGATACAATGATTATGCGAGAGGGATTGAGTATTTTTGTTGACAATATGAAACATTTGTCCTTGGAGGGTCCAACGCCAAGTGGTATGATTACAAAGATAATTACAAGTTATAACTAGGGGACGTAAAGTAAATACAAGGAGAAGTAATACAGATACAAAGAGAAGTAAAGAGGGGAGGATAAAACTATTGTTCTATGTTCAAGTCTTTAATCCGGTATGTGTTGTAATGTTCCCTTGGACTGGTATTTATAATACTCTGAAggtcttcctcttcttccaagCTTAACATGTGATCTTTCCAGAAGGGGAGACTCAGCAGGTGGCTCTCTACCTTAGTACCCTTGTCTCTCCAAGTATTCTTTATCGGGTGATCTTCTTGACTTCCTTGTCTGCGGAAAGCGACTACTAAAATTTTATCACTTTGCCTGTGCATATATCTCGTTTGTCTTGGTTAATAGGTTTGACTTGTGAGACTACAATACTCTTCGATTATTGTACCGCCAACCTATCCATTAGTGACGAGGAGAGGTCCTCTCCTACTGCATATTCAGAGGAGTAATGGTTTATTCTTTTTAGTTGTTTAGGAGGGGAAGTAGGCATGGGCCCATCCCCGTCATCACTTATGAACTCCGTCTCTTTGGTTAAGACTAGGGATGAACATTTCGATATTGGTACCTACCCATACCGAATGCTATTGTATCAATCGAATTTCAGGATCGATACTTTCAGTTTGGTATGGTACCGGTATTTTACCAATTTTTACTTTGAAATATTGTGGTGTCGAACATTTTCAGTACCAGTAGCGATACCCAATTCTGGGGATTTTCGAGATTAGAGGCTCATCCCAAGTTAAGACCTTTAGTGGTGCGATTGGGGCTATTACCCTGATCAAGTGTCAAGTAATGATCAATgcttttataaatatttcattctcTCCAAATGTAACATAAGAAATTTTGGGTGTGGAAGTTTCAAATGGTATTGCGGGTAATAATGTAATAACCATGAGaatatattgttaattattaggttagaaactcATGTATtaaatgggttgaataaataaactTGTTAAAACCATTAATTTATGTTAAGATTGTACAATGTTGAATGTTGAATGTCAAAAGCTATTggtaaaataaaaattaaagatAAAGATCTAACAAttataaacaaaaaataataaagatCAAATAATAAAgctttaaaaattataaaattatattataataaacaTAATTGCAATGTTATGGCTAAgtaaattttaaataattataaaaataaaaagatttaaaCTTTTAGATATTAATTGTTCAATTTAGTTATTTCAAatcattattatatatattatttgtaaGTGGCCATTAACAGTAATTGAAAATTTTTGAGAATTTGTTTTTTAGTAGTTTTATATTTATTACTTAATTAATAGtgattgttttattaatattatttttatttttaatatatgtacTGTATTGTACATATGGTTTCTAAGGGGCCATGAACAGTAATTGAAAATTTTTAGAATTTGTTTTTTAGTAGTTTTATATTTATTAGTTAATTTATTagtatttgttttataaaatactAATTTGTTTTTTAGTTAATTTATTAGTATTTGTAccaaaaattataaaaacaaacaTTGTACCGGCACCAATGTTGTTTGAACGATGGTTCAGACTGTCACGCTAATGGTACCGATATTCATTTATCGTCACAGATATAGTTGTataaatgaaagtttttgaaacctaaaaccataaaaatgaatctAGGTACCGGTACCGATGTTCCGTGTGGTAGCGATACAACGTCAGCTTATCGAaagagaaaacaataaaataaatatcgGTACCAAAACCATTGTTGTACATCCGGTTCAGTGCGATAGCGGCACGATATCCGTTATCAAACATGACACCATAACAATGAATACATACCAGTATTGATGTTGTTCAGTTCAGTTTCGTACGGTATGGTAGTGATACGGTGTCAGGTTCTccaaagcaaaaacaaaaaataaatacaGGTATCGATGTAAATGTTGTTCAATCGGTTTGGTATGATAGCAGCATTGTGTTCGTTTTCAATAAGAATCTATATTGCATTGTTGAAAAAAATAAGCAAGAGCGCAAACGAATCAAACCAATATAAAACGAACAACATCAATATTGGTATCgatatttgtttttattgttttcgatcGATTAAAGATTTTCTCTTTGGATTACAATAACAAGTGTCGATACTATAACGAACCAGACTAATACCAACTGATTTCCGCCGCGAAGCGCGGGAGAATATAACTAGTTTCATTTAATATGAGATATTAATAGGAGACAGAAACGGGAAAACTATTATTAGAATCCCCCCCCCCCTCAATTGCCAAAATGATCTCTAAGGtttggggcttgggtttgggcgtggcctcTTTGacgtgggtttgaagccgggcgtggggtgggctagcaaggtgacatggcggtcTCTCAATGGCtatgtgtcaactcatgcccccaacccaagccccaccataccccatgggcgtGGGTTTTTTTTCTaattccacgtgtcaaccaatgcccaacccaacccaagccccaccataccccatggtctaatACAACGAGATTAACAAATAATAATTCTAATCTTTTTTATCATATATTTATATACTAGTCTAAGATctcgtgtgttacacgggtggtctcacaataaattttattatttaatagtGTTGAAATAAACACACAAACTTTTAAATGAAATCAACGTTCCATTAGTAAGGACCAAATCTGCAAAATACAATTTGGTATTTCACTAACTCACTTATTACCCGCATAACCCGGTATTTTATAGTAACCTATGGTATTAGTTTGGTTTGGTATAGTACCATGTGGATATAACAACCGAAAGTGCAACTTCGAATATTAAAGTCGTGATATTCCAAAAAAAAAAGGATATCGACATATCTTATTAATCAATCTAGAACCATACAAACGGTATCGTTATCAATTCCATTATACGTACTTAATTACATCGTTTTTGCTCGTTACGTTGTCGGCGCTCACTATAgcaatttaatatttaataaaagatatttaaaattaAACTTACTAAATGCAATACAATGTGTGATAATATGCCAAACACGATTGTAATGAAACACAAATCTTTTAACACAATCTAGCTAGTGAGACCACAAACCAACAATTATAATTCGCAAGCAATATGAAATGGGTCCCACATATCTTGATTTATATGTAAAGATATAATAAAAACTTTATTAGGATGATATAACCCTCCACAATTATATTACCTTAATGAACATCAACATAAATAACTGGAACCCGTTTGCAAACTGAATCCAAAGTGTATCGAATCGCAAGACCCGCATTGTATAGGAAGCAATAACATCAACTTGTGAAGCACCGTATACCTTtacaaaaaaaacatataattaaaAACGTGTATATACCTTTTTATAACTGAAGTTACAATCATATATATTAGgtaacaataataaaaaatgaaCTTACCATCTCCATTTAAAAgaacaattaaaaaaaagtttttatatCTAATATGATCATTCTAGGCTATAGATTTGTGTATTACCCTATTTGAATGATGAAAACAATTTAATTCATAAATCTGAATAATGCCAATTGCTTCAGCAATGATAATAGTACCTCTTGGCTCAAAGGAACATGATTGCTATCTAAAATAACCCTGTAGATCAACCTGCATATTAACAACATAAAAAATCAACTTTTATCTAACAAATGAACAAAGCGGcaaatcatttcattaaaaagGTCGGATATTGCGAAGAAACAATATTTATTAACATATCTGATACGCGAATTATAATTTTAAAATGTAGAAAAAGAAGTAATTCAGATCAGTATAGAcccccattttgacccattaaatACCTAatgagttaaaaaaaaaaacaaatgaccactaatgaatttaaaaaaataaaactaacgaATTTTTACTTAATGTTGGAGATCATGTTGAAGGGTCACTCCTATCATCGTTCCTATTGTAGGAAAGCTACATTGCACATCAAATTTTTAAGTTGTTCAACTGGAGATTTATACTATATCATTTCTAAATGGGTTAAACACATAAATCTAAAAAAACGATAACTAAAAAGACTAATAGTTAAACAACATCCAACCCATAGCCATTTTGTAAAGTTCTTGAAATTTACCTTATAATCGGTTTTTGCTTCCCTAGGTCCCAAACCACtaaaacaacaacaaaatgttCATCAGTTTTCCTAAACTAAAGTAGCTTAAAACTAACCTCGATTTCTGTGCATACCGATTGTTCCATTAACAGAAGTTAATACCAAAGATCAGTTGAACCTTCTTATTCCATGATAAGAATAATATTTCACTCTGTGTAACAGATCCACTTCCCTACAAATAGAGCTTTAGTACTCTAAACATAAAGATAAAAACTAAGTTATGTATACTTGGG belongs to Helianthus annuus cultivar XRQ/B chromosome 5, HanXRQr2.0-SUNRISE, whole genome shotgun sequence and includes:
- the LOC110941412 gene encoding small glutamine-rich tetratricopeptide repeat-containing protein beta, whose amino-acid sequence is MANLKADSPLCRRIVASFLNFLNSVEPSSVSDVESLEVARDCLSEAFKIGPSATSSVPKSESLVHIFTSQTGPNNEIKSDQVNAESHASSTTNAPVVSEDELFVQFFGSLEKVHYFGTTSGDDEHVLDRATQLFHNALVEMKNSERAEINLKNLADTFKLQGNKAMQSKVYSDAIELYTIAIALCDDNAVYYCNRAAAYTQNNQHTEAIHDCHKAIAIDPTYSKAYSRLGFSYYAQGNYRDAIEKGFRRALQLDPNNESVRGNIQAAEQKLREEYRRAERGRSSSSWGYSNGGSRSHGPIPPFPGFPTSMAESVDMSSFMADLSSRMQAGDGGPGIRRMNTGDDLPPGVTRINPGDDLPEEIIEGIRSAMQMFHERDGTADNSDGN
- the LOC110939224 gene encoding serpin-ZX; amino-acid sequence: MTNFALKSVGVYDDFKVLRLPYLQGRNQQEFSMYFFLPNAKDGLQSLVQKIGSMPDFIDRHIPHNDRVIVPRFLIPVFKISFGLEVSDMLKELGLVLPFNGGDGLSEMVDSSDGQGIYVSRIIQKSFVEVNEEGTEAIAYIEEQAHGRARNPPEYDKVDFVADHPFLFVIKEDVTGVVLFMGQVVDPRVD